In Marinomonas posidonica IVIA-Po-181, a single window of DNA contains:
- a CDS encoding P-II family nitrogen regulator, with protein MKLITAIVKPFKLDEVREALSEIGINGITVTEVKGFGRQRGHTELYRGAEYVVDFLPKVKLELAVETDQVERALEVIQNSANTGKIGDGKIFVTALEQIIRIRTGETGAEAI; from the coding sequence ATGAAATTAATCACAGCCATTGTTAAGCCCTTTAAACTAGACGAAGTTCGCGAGGCGCTTTCTGAAATTGGCATTAACGGCATCACAGTGACGGAAGTAAAAGGATTTGGTCGCCAACGTGGTCATACTGAACTGTACCGCGGTGCTGAGTATGTGGTGGACTTCCTGCCTAAAGTCAAATTAGAGCTTGCGGTGGAAACCGACCAAGTTGAACGTGCTCTTGAAGTCATTCAAAACAGTGCTAATACTGGTAAAATTGGCGATGGTAAAATATTTGTTACGGCTTTAGAACAAATCATTCGTATCCGTACGGGTGAAACAGGTGCGGAAGCCATTTAA
- a CDS encoding GlxA family transcriptional regulator, which produces MQASKKPQKYGFLLLPNYSMLGFSSAIETLHMANWVTGKELYSFCTISHESREVPSNTGVISLADYLTSDAPSGLDAIFVCGASPVTKNENKTLENWIKKQADKRISLGGICTGSYLLAKTGLLDGYRATIHWWSIANLRDEFPQTKVSDHLFEVDQDRYTCSGGTAAMDMMLFLIGKQHGMLLASNISEQFVCERIRAHDDPQRIPLQARIGSGQPKLVEAVQLMEANIEEPLSSEDIAYHLGISRRHLERLFKTHLEVVPSRYYLELRLQQAKQRLLNTDKSITEIGQDCGFGSAPHFSTTYKNFFGMTPRDERSRQGSMVAEVVPNNRKKRQLWKR; this is translated from the coding sequence ATGCAGGCGAGTAAAAAACCACAAAAATATGGTTTTTTACTCCTGCCTAACTATTCTATGTTGGGTTTTTCGTCTGCCATTGAAACTTTGCATATGGCGAACTGGGTGACCGGAAAAGAGCTCTATTCTTTTTGTACAATTAGTCATGAAAGTCGTGAAGTGCCTTCTAATACAGGGGTTATAAGCTTAGCGGATTACCTGACGAGTGATGCTCCAAGTGGTTTGGATGCGATTTTTGTCTGCGGCGCATCACCAGTGACAAAAAACGAAAATAAGACTTTAGAAAATTGGATTAAAAAACAAGCCGATAAAAGGATTTCTTTGGGTGGGATCTGTACCGGTAGCTACCTTTTAGCGAAAACCGGCTTGTTGGATGGGTATCGTGCCACTATCCATTGGTGGAGCATTGCCAACTTACGAGATGAATTTCCGCAAACCAAAGTGTCGGATCATTTATTTGAAGTTGATCAGGATCGATATACTTGTAGTGGCGGTACGGCTGCCATGGACATGATGTTGTTTTTGATTGGTAAGCAACATGGCATGTTGTTGGCGAGTAATATTTCCGAGCAATTTGTCTGTGAGCGTATTCGTGCGCATGATGATCCACAACGAATTCCATTACAGGCGCGCATTGGTAGTGGCCAACCAAAGTTAGTGGAAGCGGTACAGTTGATGGAGGCGAATATTGAAGAACCTTTGTCTTCTGAAGACATTGCTTATCACTTAGGCATTTCGCGTCGTCACTTAGAGCGACTCTTTAAAACGCATCTGGAAGTGGTGCCATCACGCTATTATTTGGAATTAAGGTTGCAGCAAGCAAAACAGCGTTTGCTTAACACGGATAAGTCGATCACAGAAATAGGGCAGGATTGTGGCTTTGGTTCTGCGCCACATTTTAGTACCACCTACAAAAATTTTTTTGGTATGACCCCAAGAGATGAGCGCAGTAGGCAAGGTAGCATGGTAGCAGAAGTGGTGCCAAATAATCGGAAGAAACGCCAACTCTGGAAGCGTTGA
- a CDS encoding NAD-glutamate dehydrogenase gives MTDHKKNELIERVELEINDHFGSADANDLIQLTRLYFQDSLTEDLANESIENLYGTIVCLWDFLKQKTPQKPKVRVYNPNYEEHSWQSTHTVIEILAEDMPFLVSSFNMALVRLGHTIHLTAHPAIPVERNKKGELQSINPTSKHFEALIRFEIDRLSDANLLDQIKDEIIKSLADVSKTVTDWPQMKAHMNEVIRESEQLPHLKGNKEHQEILDFLRWVENNHFTFIGFRAYDLTKEGNETHLKLVEGSGLGTFRDANDKKVKRDIVLQDNLASLAVDSSNILILTKSTAISTVHRPVHLDYLGIKRFDKNGKVIGEWRFFGLYSSAAYIARLQDIPLLRKKLDVIVEKANVDPNSHKGKNLKHILNSYPRDEMLQAPVEELFGTIESILAIQERRQLRVFLRKDIYGRFLNALVYVPRDRYNTELRIKMQDILMNACNGTSSEFNVQFSQLVLARVNFTIQIADPKQSPTIDAEDIQRKMQDAMSSWEDKLLSALHKSNGEESGNQLYTEYVPYLPAAYREDFSPNAAVLDIERLSQLADEGDISTHIYRQVGQAKNNYFFKVYGTGTTLILSDVLPILECMGLRVLEARPYELDQNGDGTANTWVVEFAISVDADVNLEKNTQREAFQDAFNQIFVRRVENDRFNALVLNASLTWRQVTMLRALTKYLMQLQLPFSLQYMQQTLEKNATIARLLVQLFEQRFDPSQTTKRDDKVQKLLEKIDLELDQVANLDEDRILKHYLSVIQAMLRTNFYQHNEQGEIKDYVSFKLDPSQIPAVPLPRPKFEIFVYAPWVEGVHMRGGKVARGGLRWSDRMEDFRTEVLGLVKAQMVKNAVIVPAGAKGGFVAKQLKKNASREEVQAEVVHCYTTFISGLLDITDNLVQNQVVPPSLVQRYDEDDPYLVVAADKGTATFSDLANSISEKYGFWLGDAFASGGSNGYDHKKMGITARGAWESVKRQFKEIGIDCQTTNFTAVGVGDMAGDVFGNGMLLSEHTCLIAAFNHLHIFIDPTPDAASSFAERDRLFKLPRSSWEDYNKELISKGGGIFSRTAKSIPINADIRKALGIEGNVKSMAPTDLINTILKAPVDLLWNGGIGTYVKAESESHADAGDSANNGLRVNGRELRCNIVGEGGNLGLTQLGRIEFAQKGGLISTDAIDNSAGVDSSDHEVNIKILLNRVVENGDMTEKQRNTLLAKMTDEVGDLVLRHNRGQSHVLSLINSRAPEKLTDHWRLIQSLVREGRLNREIEFLPTDGQIRKRLNKGQGLTRPEISVLLAYSKIKLSEQLVEDGIGEDADLMTQINQYFPTELTKRFGDQMASHPLAQEIIAGHVTNNLGNRMGASFSTYMQEETSASALNVVRAYMAAENIFGIPALWKAINGLDFVVPNAVLNGLLIRIQGLLERATLWLLRNTRESLSIQRLIASYKPGIDVISANIQAILTEPSQAHLTNIKAELTKEGIPEEMAETLSSMNYLFYGLDIIRVASNTESEVLDVAQTYFALEMDLELHWLRQRAAQLPAEDMWQRRAKAGLGDEVDNSLRTLTQEVIQSNPDIKALDQRLTSWKESNHDSIKHYRTTFSEIKVESELTLTMVTVAIRELRNLI, from the coding sequence ATGACTGACCATAAAAAAAACGAATTAATTGAACGCGTTGAGTTAGAAATTAACGACCACTTTGGTAGTGCCGATGCGAATGATTTGATTCAATTAACCCGCCTATACTTCCAGGACTCTTTAACGGAAGACTTGGCAAACGAAAGCATTGAAAACCTTTACGGCACCATTGTGTGTTTGTGGGATTTCCTAAAACAAAAAACTCCACAAAAACCAAAAGTACGTGTTTACAATCCCAACTATGAAGAGCACAGCTGGCAATCAACACATACTGTGATTGAAATTTTAGCGGAAGACATGCCTTTCCTTGTTTCCTCTTTCAATATGGCACTGGTTCGTCTTGGACACACTATTCACCTTACCGCTCACCCAGCCATTCCTGTGGAACGTAATAAAAAGGGTGAACTTCAAAGCATAAATCCTACTTCGAAACACTTTGAAGCCTTAATCCGTTTTGAAATCGACCGCCTATCTGACGCGAATTTATTAGATCAGATTAAAGATGAAATTATTAAGAGCTTAGCCGACGTTAGCAAAACCGTAACTGATTGGCCTCAAATGAAAGCGCACATGAACGAGGTCATCCGCGAATCGGAGCAACTCCCTCACTTAAAAGGCAATAAAGAACATCAAGAAATCCTCGATTTCCTGCGTTGGGTAGAAAACAATCATTTTACCTTTATCGGTTTCCGCGCTTATGACCTAACCAAAGAAGGGAATGAAACACACCTAAAACTAGTGGAAGGTTCAGGTTTAGGTACTTTCCGTGATGCAAATGATAAGAAAGTGAAGCGTGACATTGTACTACAAGACAATCTGGCTAGTTTGGCTGTCGACAGCAGTAACATTCTTATCTTGACAAAATCGACCGCCATTTCAACAGTCCATCGTCCTGTTCATCTTGACTATCTTGGCATTAAACGTTTTGATAAAAATGGCAAGGTAATTGGCGAATGGCGCTTCTTTGGCCTGTATTCGTCTGCCGCTTACATCGCTCGTCTTCAAGACATTCCACTGCTGCGCAAAAAACTCGATGTTATTGTCGAGAAAGCCAACGTTGATCCAAACAGTCACAAGGGCAAAAATCTTAAACACATTCTGAACAGCTACCCTCGAGATGAGATGCTGCAAGCCCCTGTTGAAGAGTTATTCGGCACCATTGAAAGCATCTTAGCCATTCAAGAACGCCGTCAGCTTCGCGTTTTCTTACGCAAAGACATTTATGGCCGCTTCTTAAATGCACTGGTTTACGTTCCGAGAGATCGCTACAACACGGAACTGCGCATTAAGATGCAAGACATTTTGATGAACGCTTGTAATGGCACCAGCTCAGAATTCAATGTGCAGTTCTCTCAATTGGTATTGGCTCGAGTCAACTTTACCATTCAGATTGCCGATCCTAAGCAGAGCCCAACCATTGATGCCGAAGACATCCAACGCAAAATGCAGGATGCCATGAGCTCATGGGAAGACAAACTCTTGTCCGCTCTCCATAAAAGCAATGGTGAGGAAAGTGGCAATCAGCTTTACACTGAATACGTACCTTATTTACCCGCCGCATACCGTGAAGATTTCTCGCCTAATGCGGCTGTTCTAGACATTGAGCGCTTATCTCAATTAGCAGACGAAGGCGACATTTCCACGCACATTTATCGTCAAGTTGGCCAAGCTAAGAACAATTACTTCTTTAAAGTCTATGGTACTGGCACGACTCTCATTTTGTCGGATGTCTTGCCAATTCTGGAGTGCATGGGCTTGCGGGTACTTGAGGCCCGACCTTACGAACTGGATCAAAACGGTGACGGCACTGCCAATACCTGGGTCGTTGAATTTGCGATCAGTGTTGACGCCGACGTCAACCTTGAGAAAAACACGCAACGCGAAGCATTCCAAGATGCCTTCAATCAGATATTCGTTCGTCGAGTAGAAAACGATCGCTTCAATGCCTTGGTATTAAACGCCTCACTCACTTGGCGTCAAGTTACCATGCTGCGTGCGCTCACCAAATACCTGATGCAATTACAGTTGCCTTTCTCTTTGCAATATATGCAGCAAACCTTAGAGAAAAACGCCACCATTGCTCGTCTTTTGGTACAGCTTTTCGAACAACGCTTTGATCCTAGCCAAACGACAAAACGCGATGACAAGGTTCAAAAACTATTAGAAAAAATTGATCTCGAGTTGGACCAAGTGGCTAATCTCGATGAAGACCGCATTTTGAAACACTACTTGTCGGTTATTCAAGCCATGCTAAGAACCAACTTCTATCAGCATAACGAGCAAGGCGAAATCAAAGATTATGTGTCTTTCAAGTTAGACCCTTCTCAAATTCCTGCCGTACCACTGCCTCGACCAAAGTTCGAGATCTTTGTCTACGCGCCATGGGTGGAAGGGGTTCACATGCGTGGCGGTAAAGTCGCCCGTGGTGGTTTGCGCTGGTCAGACCGTATGGAAGATTTCCGTACGGAAGTTCTTGGCCTAGTAAAAGCACAAATGGTCAAAAATGCAGTGATTGTACCCGCTGGTGCGAAAGGCGGCTTTGTCGCTAAACAGCTGAAGAAAAACGCTTCTCGAGAAGAAGTACAAGCAGAAGTCGTACATTGCTACACCACTTTCATTAGTGGTTTGCTCGACATCACGGACAACTTGGTACAAAACCAAGTCGTTCCGCCAAGCTTGGTTCAACGCTATGACGAGGATGACCCATATTTAGTGGTCGCAGCGGATAAAGGTACCGCCACCTTCTCAGACTTGGCCAACAGCATCTCTGAGAAATACGGTTTCTGGTTAGGTGACGCCTTCGCATCAGGTGGTTCAAACGGTTATGACCACAAGAAAATGGGCATCACAGCTCGTGGCGCTTGGGAATCGGTTAAACGTCAATTCAAAGAAATCGGCATTGATTGTCAAACAACCAACTTTACCGCTGTGGGAGTTGGCGATATGGCTGGTGACGTATTTGGTAACGGCATGCTGTTATCCGAACACACTTGCTTAATTGCAGCGTTCAACCATCTACACATCTTCATTGACCCAACGCCAGATGCGGCCAGCTCTTTTGCTGAACGCGATCGCTTGTTCAAGCTTCCGCGCTCTTCATGGGAAGATTACAACAAGGAACTCATCTCTAAAGGGGGTGGTATCTTTAGCCGAACCGCTAAATCCATCCCGATCAATGCGGATATTCGTAAAGCCCTAGGCATTGAAGGCAATGTCAAATCCATGGCGCCTACGGATCTCATTAATACCATACTGAAGGCCCCTGTTGATTTGTTATGGAACGGTGGTATCGGCACCTATGTGAAAGCCGAATCCGAATCTCATGCGGATGCGGGCGATAGCGCCAACAATGGCTTGCGTGTCAACGGTAGGGAGCTGCGCTGTAACATAGTGGGTGAAGGTGGCAACCTTGGCTTAACGCAATTGGGCCGTATTGAATTCGCTCAAAAAGGTGGGTTAATTAGTACCGACGCCATTGACAATTCTGCCGGTGTTGACAGCTCAGACCATGAAGTGAACATTAAGATTCTACTCAATCGAGTGGTTGAAAATGGCGATATGACAGAGAAGCAACGTAACACCTTGCTCGCTAAAATGACCGACGAAGTGGGTGATCTAGTATTACGCCATAACCGTGGCCAAAGTCATGTATTGTCATTAATTAACTCACGTGCGCCAGAGAAACTTACTGACCATTGGCGTTTGATTCAATCGCTGGTACGCGAAGGTCGTTTAAATCGTGAAATCGAATTCTTGCCTACCGACGGTCAAATTCGTAAACGTCTTAACAAAGGCCAAGGCTTAACCCGACCAGAAATTTCAGTATTGCTGGCTTACTCTAAAATCAAACTGTCTGAGCAATTGGTCGAAGACGGCATTGGGGAAGACGCGGATTTGATGACTCAAATCAATCAATATTTCCCAACCGAACTGACCAAACGCTTTGGCGACCAGATGGCTTCTCACCCACTGGCTCAAGAGATTATTGCAGGCCATGTCACTAACAACCTGGGGAACCGCATGGGGGCTTCTTTTAGCACCTACATGCAGGAAGAAACCAGTGCCTCTGCTCTCAATGTGGTTCGTGCCTACATGGCAGCAGAAAACATTTTTGGCATTCCAGCCCTTTGGAAGGCCATTAACGGCTTAGACTTTGTGGTTCCTAATGCGGTTCTAAACGGTCTATTGATCCGCATTCAAGGCTTGTTAGAACGTGCCACCTTGTGGCTACTGCGCAACACTCGCGAAAGCTTGTCAATTCAACGTTTAATTGCTAGTTATAAACCCGGTATCGATGTCATCAGTGCCAACATCCAAGCCATTCTGACAGAACCGAGTCAAGCACACTTGACCAACATCAAGGCGGAATTGACGAAAGAAGGCATTCCTGAAGAAATGGCGGAAACATTGTCATCTATGAATTACCTATTCTATGGTTTGGACATCATACGAGTTGCCAGCAATACCGAAAGTGAAGTCCTAGATGTGGCACAGACTTACTTTGCTCTTGAAATGGACTTAGAGCTGCATTGGTTACGTCAACGTGCTGCGCAATTACCAGCTGAAGATATGTGGCAACGTCGAGCAAAAGCAGGGCTAGGCGATGAAGTAGATAATAGCCTAAGAACTCTTACCCAAGAGGTTATTCAATCCAACCCTGATATTAAAGCGCTCGACCAAAGACTGACCAGCTGGAAAGAGTCTAACCACGATAGTATCAAACACTATCGTACGACGTTCAGCGAAATTAAAGTTGAAAGCGAATTAACCCTAACGATGGTGACAGTTGCTATTCGTGAGTTAAGAAATCTGATATAA
- a CDS encoding aspartate aminotransferase family protein: MTQEITRATFDEVMVPNYAPSAIIPVRGEGSRVWDKEDKEYIDFAGGIAVTALGHSNPTLVDVMREQAGKIWHLSNVMTNEPALRLAKKLTEKTFADRVFFANSGAEANEAAFKLARRYAYDHFGPEKHEIVAFYKSFHGRTLFTVSVGGQAKYKEGFEPTPAGIKHCDYNNIEQLKAIISDKTCAVVMEPILGEGGIIPADLEFAKQVRELCDQNNALLVFDEVQSGVGRTGTLFAYEQTGVTPDIMTSAKSLGNGFPVGAMLATDAVAKSFTFGTHGSTYGGNPMACAIAEAVVDIIDTPEVLEGVKKRHDLFVAGLNAIDQKYHVFKEIRGMGLLIGAEVVDQYAGNAGKFLAAAAEEGLFVLVAGPDVLRFAPSLIIPEQDIAEGLARLEKAIATVVEQTQAA; this comes from the coding sequence GTGACACAAGAAATAACGAGAGCAACCTTTGATGAAGTAATGGTTCCTAATTACGCACCTTCGGCAATTATTCCAGTGCGTGGTGAAGGCTCTCGCGTATGGGACAAAGAAGACAAAGAATACATTGATTTTGCAGGCGGCATTGCCGTCACAGCATTAGGTCATTCCAATCCAACTCTAGTCGACGTCATGCGTGAGCAAGCAGGGAAAATCTGGCATTTATCTAATGTGATGACAAACGAACCAGCTTTGCGACTAGCGAAAAAATTGACGGAAAAAACCTTTGCTGACCGTGTTTTCTTCGCCAACAGTGGCGCGGAAGCAAATGAAGCGGCGTTTAAACTGGCTCGTCGCTATGCTTACGATCATTTTGGTCCAGAAAAGCATGAAATTGTCGCTTTTTACAAATCTTTCCATGGCCGCACCCTATTTACCGTTTCGGTTGGCGGGCAAGCGAAATACAAAGAAGGTTTTGAGCCAACACCTGCTGGCATCAAACATTGTGATTACAATAACATCGAACAACTTAAAGCCATTATCAGTGACAAAACCTGTGCGGTAGTAATGGAGCCCATTCTAGGCGAGGGTGGCATCATCCCTGCTGACCTTGAATTCGCCAAGCAAGTACGTGAGCTTTGTGATCAGAACAACGCATTGCTGGTTTTTGATGAAGTGCAATCTGGTGTCGGTCGTACAGGCACCTTGTTTGCCTACGAGCAAACTGGCGTCACACCAGACATCATGACTTCGGCAAAATCCCTTGGTAATGGCTTCCCTGTTGGCGCTATGTTAGCCACAGATGCTGTTGCAAAAAGCTTTACGTTTGGTACCCACGGCAGTACTTATGGTGGTAACCCAATGGCCTGTGCCATTGCAGAAGCCGTTGTTGACATTATTGACACGCCTGAAGTACTTGAAGGTGTGAAAAAGCGTCATGATTTATTCGTAGCAGGCTTAAACGCGATTGATCAGAAATACCATGTGTTTAAAGAAATTCGTGGTATGGGGCTATTAATCGGTGCTGAAGTTGTGGACCAATACGCAGGCAATGCAGGTAAATTCTTAGCGGCAGCCGCTGAAGAAGGTTTGTTCGTTCTGGTTGCTGGCCCTGACGTATTACGATTCGCACCGTCACTTATTATCCCAGAGCAAGACATTGCGGAAGGTTTAGCACGTCTAGAGAAAGCCATTGCCACTGTGGTGGAGCAAACTCAAGCAGCCTAA
- the sbmA gene encoding peptide antibiotic transporter SbmA: MFHSFFPKPKLFFLSFVVWALVGVLSWYLVMQDLGSYLSLGNLIGLTFPETLASGADPAAQTAFQEASKSAETFWLYQYILICYGVFIAAWMIFGGNKWAKWSVLGSGIIIFATWFSVQLNVMFNEFYGVFYNLIQKALSAPNSITLNDYYSQLSTFLGLAAVYITIVVLKNFFVSHYIFRWRTSMTEYYSSKWQQVRHIEGASQRIQEDTMRFASIMEGLGVRLIGSVMTLLAFLPVLWALSGHIKTLPIIGEVSQSLVFIALFWSIIGTVLLALAGIKLPGLEFNNQKVEAAYRKELVYGEDNENRAEPITLAELFSNVRKNYFTLYFHYLYFNVVRYGYLQAGVLVPLIALGPSIVAGVITFGIFQQINNAFNQVESSFQFLVNSWTTIVELLSIYKRLKSFEAMIDNKPITNEDSQFADNSTLM, translated from the coding sequence GTGTTCCATTCTTTTTTTCCAAAACCCAAACTGTTCTTTTTAAGTTTTGTTGTCTGGGCGCTTGTTGGTGTCCTTAGCTGGTATTTAGTCATGCAAGACCTAGGAAGCTATTTAAGCTTAGGTAATTTAATCGGCCTAACCTTTCCAGAAACCCTAGCTTCAGGTGCCGATCCGGCAGCTCAAACTGCTTTCCAAGAAGCCTCCAAAAGCGCCGAAACCTTTTGGCTCTATCAATACATACTGATTTGCTATGGTGTTTTCATCGCAGCTTGGATGATATTTGGTGGTAATAAGTGGGCAAAATGGTCTGTTCTTGGCTCAGGCATTATCATTTTTGCGACATGGTTCAGCGTTCAGCTCAATGTCATGTTTAACGAATTTTATGGCGTTTTTTACAACCTTATTCAGAAAGCCCTATCTGCTCCGAACTCCATTACATTAAATGACTATTACTCCCAGCTAAGCACTTTTTTAGGGCTTGCAGCAGTCTATATCACCATTGTTGTTTTAAAGAATTTTTTCGTTAGCCATTATATTTTCCGCTGGCGCACCTCGATGACCGAATACTATTCATCAAAATGGCAGCAAGTTCGTCATATTGAAGGGGCATCACAACGTATCCAAGAAGACACCATGCGCTTTGCGAGTATTATGGAAGGGTTGGGTGTCAGACTGATTGGTTCGGTTATGACACTGTTGGCTTTCCTGCCTGTTTTATGGGCCTTGTCTGGTCATATAAAAACGCTACCTATTATTGGCGAAGTTTCTCAATCACTTGTCTTCATCGCACTCTTTTGGTCTATTATCGGCACCGTTTTACTCGCTCTCGCTGGGATTAAATTACCTGGTCTAGAGTTCAACAACCAAAAAGTAGAAGCAGCTTATCGTAAAGAATTGGTTTATGGGGAGGACAATGAAAACAGAGCCGAACCCATCACACTGGCGGAACTGTTCAGCAATGTACGTAAAAACTACTTCACTCTTTACTTCCACTACTTGTATTTCAACGTTGTGCGTTACGGTTATTTACAAGCAGGCGTATTAGTTCCACTCATTGCACTGGGGCCTTCTATTGTTGCAGGTGTGATCACCTTTGGTATTTTCCAGCAGATTAACAATGCCTTTAACCAAGTAGAAAGCTCCTTCCAATTCTTGGTCAACTCATGGACAACCATTGTTGAATTGCTGTCTATCTATAAGCGTCTAAAATCTTTTGAAGCCATGATAGATAATAAACCAATAACAAATGAAGACAGTCAATTTGCTGATAACTCAACGCTAATGTAA